A region of the Exiguobacterium aurantiacum DSM 6208 genome:
TGCGCTCGGCCATCGACAGCGAGTCGAGGCGCATGCGCATCTTCTCGGAGATGGCGAGCCCGGCCGCGTCATCGGACGCCTTGTTGATACGGACGCCGCTCGAGAGACGGTCCATCGTCTTCTTCATCGACGCCTGGTTGAGCGAGAGCGACGTGTACGCTTTTAAGGCCTGCACGTTATTGGTAATTTTCATAGCGGTTCCCTCCGATCGGTTGCGGTGTGAGTTTGGCGCGTTGCATCGCCTCGCCCCACGTCTTGTCAAGGTCGACAGCGAGTGCGTGCAGCTCCTCGATCTTCGATAAGTCTTGTTCGATCAGCGCCTCGAGGCTCGATTTCGCCATATACAGATAAATCTCATCGAGTTGGGCCGAGATGATGCCGCCGTTGTCGTGGAGGCCTTGGTGCAGTTTGGCGAGCAGTTCGCGCGCCTGTCTGAGGTGGCGGTTCCGTTCGGCGATCGTCGCATCAAGCGCGAGTTCATAATGGTAAGTGAGGGCGTGGAGCATCGCTTGCGTCAGCTCTTCGGCGCTCATCTCATATAGTCGGTTCGGGTTCATGAATGTTCTCCTTTGAGTGAGTCAAGTTCTTCAATCAACAACAATACTTCGGCCATGACGTCATACAGCTCGGGCGGGATGGCGTCACCGAGGTCGAGGTCGAGCAGGTGGCCAAGGAGCGAATGGTCATGCTCGATGGCGACGCCGCGCGCTCTCGCCTCATCTAGAATCTTGTCGGCGACGGCGCCCGTCCCGCGGGCGACGATGACCGGGGCCCGGTCCGTCGACTCGTCGTAGCGGACGACGGCGGCCGTCTTACGTTTCGTCAAATCCATGCGTTGATACATGTCGGCCTCCTAAATCTTGAAGTCGTAACCGGTCGTCTTTGTTGCTACCGGCTCGGCTTCGACTTTCTCGGTCTTCGTCAATGGGCGGAACTGCGTCGTCACGCTCTTATAGCCGATCGCCTCCAAAGTCATCTCGATCTTCCCGAGGAGCGGGCGGGCGAGCGTCTCGACGCGCTTGTCGTCGTGTTCGAGCGTCAGGCGCAGATTGCGGTCAATCGCCTCTAGCTTGACGGCGATCTCACCGAGCCGTGGCGTCTCGAGCCGGATGTAGAGGACGCTGTTCTCCCAGTCGACGACGTCGCCGGCTTCCCGGTTCTGGATATGGACGTGGATGCCGGTGTCAATCTCTTGGACCTTTGCCGGCAAGGCGAGCAGGAGCTGATGCAACTGGCCGCCGTCGAGCCGGTTGAGCGTCTGTTGGACTTGGAAGAACGAGACGAGGCGGGCGGCCTCAGGCGTCGCCGCATCCGCTTTGACGGACAGGCTCGACGCCTGGACGCGCTGCGCCGTCTCTTGAATGACGCGGCCCGACAGCTGTTGGTCGAGCTTGAACGGCGGTACTTTCGCGATCTCACCGGCGCGGGTCGCACCATGCGGGATATATTCGAGCCGGACGTGGTTCGGCACGTACCGGAAGTCGTTCAACGAAGCGCGCACTTCTTTGATCAGCGTGGCGCTCTCGGCCGGCTTCGTCGCGAGGAGGCCGAGCGCGACGTCGAGTTTCGCCGTCATCGAGACGAGCGCTTTCTCTTGCGTCGCGTCCGTATGTAACAGCGCGTCGGTCTTCTGGATGAGTTGCGTCAGCCGGGTCGACACCGTCTCAAGAGCGGGACGGGCGATGTGCGGGCTCTTCTCGACGAGCGCGGCGACTTGGCCGAGCTGTTTCGTCACGGTCGCCTGTTCGTTTCGGAACGTGTTCGTCACGGTCGCGAGATGGCTCGTCACTTCCTTGACGACGACTTGGCGTCCGGACGGGAGCGGGATCGTCTCCCGCGGCTCAAGCCGGTTCGGCTGCGGGGCGGGTACGTCGCGCATGATGCGGTCGACCGTCTCCGGCGTCGGCGTCACGCGCTCGCTCACGGGCCGGGACAAGTTGACGAGTTCGACGAACCGTTCTTTTTGCGGATACGGCGCCTCCGGTGAAGGGGGCTTCAGCTGTTGCCGGGCCTCGACGAGCGTCGAGGCGGCGATCGTATTTTGGACGTCACGGGGGACGTCCGGCGTGTCGATTGTTTTCAATAGAAGAATCGCGTCGCGCATGTCGCCTTTCATCGCCGTCTCGAGCAGGCGGACCGTGTCCTCGTTCATCGGCAGGCGCCCTGTCTGAAGCAGGCGGCTGACGGCGCTCCGCACTTCGGGCGGGAGCGCGGCGAGCAGCGTCTGAATCTTCGTGTCGAGCTTCGCCGGTTGACTGACCGGTTCCGCCTCTTCTTTCGCCGGGACGACCGTCGCGAGGAGCGTGCCGTCCTGTTCGGCGAGCGTCACGTGGAACGGGTTCGTCTTCGGCATGCCGTCCTTGAACGTGAGTTCCATTTCTTCCCCGTTGATCTTGACGATGGCCGTGTCGGGGCCGGTCTGTTTGACGAGCTCGGCCTTGTAGATCCGGTTCGTCTGGATACCGGCGCTCGCCGCGATGAGGGCGGCCGGATGGGCTTGGATTTGCATAGTTGTCACCTCGACCAATATATCGACCTCTTTTTCAAAAAGTGAAGCGAATCGGACAAGAAAAAAACCTCCCGTCGGACGACGGAAGGCGGGTCAAGATTCGAGCGCGGGGCTCAAGTTCAGTTGTTGGAACCGTGCGACGAGTTCACCCGTCGCTTTCAATTGATTCTTCAGGACGTACGCGGTCGCGTTCGTCTGGATCCGGTGGTCGTCAGTCGTGACGATGATCCCGTTCGGATTCCCTTCGACGCTGATGATTTCACGGACGTGGGACCAGGCGTACCATTCGCAGTCGTCGCGTTTCGGCGATTTCGTCGGGAAGAAGACGAGCCCGGTCGATGGTTCGATGACGACGGGCACTTTCCCTTTGACGCCGGCGACGCGCTTGGCGACGAAGATCCGTTCCTCGATCGAGCTGTTGTACTGGCGGCAAGAGAGCTGCAGCAACTGGTACGGCCGGAGCGGGGTCGTGATTTCGGTGCCATCCTCGAGAATGATCCGCGACTGCTTCATCATGTCAAAGCAAGGCAGGATCGCCACGGTTCGCTTCGTGATGCGATATTTTTCCTCGGAATAGTAGGGGCGCATACGCTGCACCATCCTCCTCGTATTGGATTTTCAGGATCGGCTACTTGATAAACGGCACAAACCTAAATCATCTCTTCCATGATATATCACAAAAAATGTAAATTCAATAAGCCAATATGAAAAGTAGGGAAATACAATTCCAATGTAAGCCAAAAAGCAAAACGTTTGCAAAATATTGAGAAAGTGTTTGTCACGCCACCCAGAAGGTGGTAAGATTACCGATAGAGGGCAAGCCTCTGTATTCTTCAATGGTGAAAGGAATGGATTTACACATGGTAGGTAAAGTAAAATGGTTTAACTCAGAAAAAGGTTTTGGTTTCATCGAAGTAGAAGGCGGCAAAGACGTTTTCGTACACTTCTCTGCAATCCAAACTGACGGCTACAAATCACTTGACGAAGGTCAAGAGGTAGAGTTTGAAATCGTTGATGGCGAGCGTGGCCCACAAGCGGCTAACGTTGTAAAATTATAATTTCAAACCGTGAGTCGGCTCCCGCGTGGAGCCGGCTTTTTTTGTGCGTCGTTTTATTTTCCTCAAATAGTGTCATTCTCCGAAAAATCGCGTTTAAAAATACGTGGAACGGGTAGTTTCTTTTTATACCAACCGATTCAGCGGCGAGACGGATCATTCGGAACAAAATTGTCATTATTTTCTGATGATAACGTTTTCAAAGCAAACGGATTCGGGGTATACTAAATATGAGCCACCTGGTTCCACTTTCTTTTCAGAAATGAAGCAGGAGATTCCGTCACATGCGACGAATCATTGGGTCAAGCGGTTATTTTAAGGAGGAGTTCAGATGATCTATAACATTCGCGGCGAAAACATTGAAGTCACACCAGCCATCCAAGACTATGTCGAGAAAAAGCTGGAGAAGTTGACTCGGTATTTCACAACTCCTACGGATGCACAGACGGCTTACGTCAACTTGAAAGTGTACAACGAAAAGCAAAAAGTAGAAGTCACGATTCCGATGCCGAACTTGTTGCTTCGTGCTGAA
Encoded here:
- a CDS encoding flagellar protein FliS; its protein translation is MNPNRLYEMSAEELTQAMLHALTYHYELALDATIAERNRHLRQARELLAKLHQGLHDNGGIISAQLDEIYLYMAKSSLEALIEQDLSKIEELHALAVDLDKTWGEAMQRAKLTPQPIGGNRYENYQ
- a CDS encoding EscU/YscU/HrcU family type III secretion system export apparatus switch protein — protein: MYQRMDLTKRKTAAVVRYDESTDRAPVIVARGTGAVADKILDEARARGVAIEHDHSLLGHLLDLDLGDAIPPELYDVMAEVLLLIEELDSLKGEHS
- a CDS encoding competence protein ComK, with product MRPYYSEEKYRITKRTVAILPCFDMMKQSRIILEDGTEITTPLRPYQLLQLSCRQYNSSIEERIFVAKRVAGVKGKVPVVIEPSTGLVFFPTKSPKRDDCEWYAWSHVREIISVEGNPNGIIVTTDDHRIQTNATAYVLKNQLKATGELVARFQQLNLSPALES
- the cspD gene encoding cold-shock protein CspD, translating into MVGKVKWFNSEKGFGFIEVEGGKDVFVHFSAIQTDGYKSLDEGQEVEFEIVDGERGPQAANVVKL